Proteins encoded in a region of the Dreissena polymorpha isolate Duluth1 chromosome 6, UMN_Dpol_1.0, whole genome shotgun sequence genome:
- the LOC127833936 gene encoding uncharacterized protein LOC127833936 isoform X1, which yields MSKINDFQLSLSVFSDDTFPRYNYTKDRVKTLLTRFKRLRFKTKALPSDNEISIMELNCSKSRSTINNWIKNDENTDLTQESAMSNPTPVIFISDYTMDFPENCIYGVMIETGLNIKADSKKGNVICSSIKGLKENVDRLLERYALSFLKDLSENALHRIQATPDFKENGVEAIKCLLSDVMAVYNRSCAPRQEWPGVENKETPVLDKTWPDELFECDASIKGFGYQHDSLQIVVDRQYDETIFEAISNYLNIRNITKYHINWGPWTETPLCDIKVGNELVVAERRGTLGGFALKDDHLYALTSRHLLDNAEDHNTGLSSQGNGTSVNEQYVYINNTQSNTNILFAIAEPGYTIGELDIAAVKIVQPENIADRRLRDSRGRHRNNMIFNFQNKPEQEIKKLLQSERVHAWTKERLPRLGKISIPIYFVRGMQFKYLVIENEYSDAEEQHAGAAEYGDIPNPNAFGMPGDSGAIICSDDVRSQGVHAYSMFIGKLQNNDKTMYLSLRLQDGLYQLSNNQEQQTRSRYQLC from the exons atgtccaaaATTAATGATTTTCAGCTCTCATTGTCTGTATTCTCCGACGATACATTTCCGCGATACAATTACACAAAAGACAGGGTGAAGACTTTGCTGACTCGATTCAAACGTCTGAGatttaaaacaaaagcattaCCTAGTGATAATGAAATATCAATAATGGAATTAAACTGTTCGAAATCACGTTCTACTATCAACAATTGGATCAAAAATGATGAAAACACGGATTTGACACAAGAATCAGCCATGTCAAATCCAACACCAGTAATCTTCATATCTGACTACACAATGGATTTTCCCGAGAACTGTATTTATGGAGTGATGATCGAAACTGGTCTGAATATCAAAGCTGACAGTAAAAAGGGGAACGTAATTTGTTCATCCAtaaaagggttgaaagaaaacgTAGACCGTCTTTTGGAAAGATATGCTCTAAGCTTTTTGAAGGACCTTTCCGAAAATGCTTTACATCGCATCCAAGCTACACCGGACTTCAAAGAAAATG GTGTGGAAGCGATTAAGTGCCTTTTATCTGACGTTATGGCAGTTTATAACAGAAGTTGCGCACCGAGACAAGAATGGCCTGGTGTAGAAAACAAAGAAACTCCGGTCCTTGATAAAACT TGGCCTGACGAGTTGTTTGAATGTGACGCCTCCATTAAAGGATTTGGATATCAGCATGATTCCCTTCAAATTGTCGTCGATCGACAATATGATGAGACTATTTTTGAGGCGATTAGTAATTACTTGAATATTCGCAACATTACCAAATACCACATCAACTGGGGACCATGGACAGAGACGCCTTTGTGCGACATAAAAGTAGGAAACGAGTTGGTTGTTGCTGAAAGACGCGGAACATTAGGCGGTTTTGCATTGAAAGATGATCACTTATACGCCCTGACCTCACGTCACTTGCTTGATAACGCAGAAGATCACAATACTGGCTTAAGTTCACAAGGAAACGGTACTTCCGTTAATGAACAGTATGTTTATATTAACAATACTCAGTCTAACACTAACATCCTATTTGCCATTGCCGAACCGGGTTACACTATTGGGGAACTTGATATTGCAGCTGTAAAAATTGTACAACCCGAAAATATAGCTGACAGGAGGCTCAGAGACTCTAGAGGTCGTCATCgaaataatatgatttttaacTTTCAGAATAAACCTGAGCAAGAAATAAAGAAACTACTACAGAGTGAAAGGGTCCACGCATGGACTAAAGAGAGACTCCCGCGATTAGGAAAAATATCAATCCCGATTTACTTTGTTAGGGGAATGCAGTTTAAATATTTGGTTATAGAAAACGAGTACAGTGATGCTGAAGAACAACATGCAGGTGCAGCAGAATACGGCGATATTCCAAATCCAAATGCGTTTGGCATGCCCGGAGACAGTGGTGCAATTATATGTAGTGACGATGTTCGTAGCCAAGGTGTTCATGCTTACAGTATGTTCATAGGAAAACTACAAAACAATGACAAAACCATGTATTTGTCTCTCAGGTTACAAGATGGGCTGTACCAACTTTCAAACAACCAAGAGCAACAAACAAGATCGCGCTATCAACTGTGTTAA
- the LOC127833936 gene encoding uncharacterized protein LOC127833936 isoform X3: MSKINDFQLSLSVFSDDTFPRYNYTKDRVKTLLTRFKRLRFKTKALPSDNEISIMELNCSKSRSTINNWIKNDENTDLTQESAMSNPTPVIFISDYTMDFPENCIYGVMIETGLNIKADSKKGNVICSSIKGLKENVDRLLERYALSFLKDLSENALHRIQATPDFKENGVEAIKCLLSDVMAVYNRSCAPRQEWPGVENKETPVLDKTWPDELFECDASIKGFGYQHDSLQIVVDRQYDETIFEAISNYLNIRNITKYHINWGPWTETPLCDIKVGNELVVAERRGTLGGFALKDDHLYALTSRHLLDNAEDHNTGLSSQGNGTSVNEQINLSKK, encoded by the exons atgtccaaaATTAATGATTTTCAGCTCTCATTGTCTGTATTCTCCGACGATACATTTCCGCGATACAATTACACAAAAGACAGGGTGAAGACTTTGCTGACTCGATTCAAACGTCTGAGatttaaaacaaaagcattaCCTAGTGATAATGAAATATCAATAATGGAATTAAACTGTTCGAAATCACGTTCTACTATCAACAATTGGATCAAAAATGATGAAAACACGGATTTGACACAAGAATCAGCCATGTCAAATCCAACACCAGTAATCTTCATATCTGACTACACAATGGATTTTCCCGAGAACTGTATTTATGGAGTGATGATCGAAACTGGTCTGAATATCAAAGCTGACAGTAAAAAGGGGAACGTAATTTGTTCATCCAtaaaagggttgaaagaaaacgTAGACCGTCTTTTGGAAAGATATGCTCTAAGCTTTTTGAAGGACCTTTCCGAAAATGCTTTACATCGCATCCAAGCTACACCGGACTTCAAAGAAAATG GTGTGGAAGCGATTAAGTGCCTTTTATCTGACGTTATGGCAGTTTATAACAGAAGTTGCGCACCGAGACAAGAATGGCCTGGTGTAGAAAACAAAGAAACTCCGGTCCTTGATAAAACT TGGCCTGACGAGTTGTTTGAATGTGACGCCTCCATTAAAGGATTTGGATATCAGCATGATTCCCTTCAAATTGTCGTCGATCGACAATATGATGAGACTATTTTTGAGGCGATTAGTAATTACTTGAATATTCGCAACATTACCAAATACCACATCAACTGGGGACCATGGACAGAGACGCCTTTGTGCGACATAAAAGTAGGAAACGAGTTGGTTGTTGCTGAAAGACGCGGAACATTAGGCGGTTTTGCATTGAAAGATGATCACTTATACGCCCTGACCTCACGTCACTTGCTTGATAACGCAGAAGATCACAATACTGGCTTAAGTTCACAAGGAAACGGTACTTCCGTTAATGAACA AATAAACCTGAGCAAGAAATAA
- the LOC127833936 gene encoding uncharacterized protein LOC127833936 isoform X2, with translation MAVYNRSCAPRQEWPGVENKETPVLDKTWPDELFECDASIKGFGYQHDSLQIVVDRQYDETIFEAISNYLNIRNITKYHINWGPWTETPLCDIKVGNELVVAERRGTLGGFALKDDHLYALTSRHLLDNAEDHNTGLSSQGNGTSVNEQYVYINNTQSNTNILFAIAEPGYTIGELDIAAVKIVQPENIADRRLRDSRGRHRNNMIFNFQNKPEQEIKKLLQSERVHAWTKERLPRLGKISIPIYFVRGMQFKYLVIENEYSDAEEQHAGAAEYGDIPNPNAFGMPGDSGAIICSDDVRSQGVHAYSMFIGKLQNNDKTMYLSLRLQDGLYQLSNNQEQQTRSRYQLC, from the exons ATGGCAGTTTATAACAGAAGTTGCGCACCGAGACAAGAATGGCCTGGTGTAGAAAACAAAGAAACTCCGGTCCTTGATAAAACT TGGCCTGACGAGTTGTTTGAATGTGACGCCTCCATTAAAGGATTTGGATATCAGCATGATTCCCTTCAAATTGTCGTCGATCGACAATATGATGAGACTATTTTTGAGGCGATTAGTAATTACTTGAATATTCGCAACATTACCAAATACCACATCAACTGGGGACCATGGACAGAGACGCCTTTGTGCGACATAAAAGTAGGAAACGAGTTGGTTGTTGCTGAAAGACGCGGAACATTAGGCGGTTTTGCATTGAAAGATGATCACTTATACGCCCTGACCTCACGTCACTTGCTTGATAACGCAGAAGATCACAATACTGGCTTAAGTTCACAAGGAAACGGTACTTCCGTTAATGAACAGTATGTTTATATTAACAATACTCAGTCTAACACTAACATCCTATTTGCCATTGCCGAACCGGGTTACACTATTGGGGAACTTGATATTGCAGCTGTAAAAATTGTACAACCCGAAAATATAGCTGACAGGAGGCTCAGAGACTCTAGAGGTCGTCATCgaaataatatgatttttaacTTTCAGAATAAACCTGAGCAAGAAATAAAGAAACTACTACAGAGTGAAAGGGTCCACGCATGGACTAAAGAGAGACTCCCGCGATTAGGAAAAATATCAATCCCGATTTACTTTGTTAGGGGAATGCAGTTTAAATATTTGGTTATAGAAAACGAGTACAGTGATGCTGAAGAACAACATGCAGGTGCAGCAGAATACGGCGATATTCCAAATCCAAATGCGTTTGGCATGCCCGGAGACAGTGGTGCAATTATATGTAGTGACGATGTTCGTAGCCAAGGTGTTCATGCTTACAGTATGTTCATAGGAAAACTACAAAACAATGACAAAACCATGTATTTGTCTCTCAGGTTACAAGATGGGCTGTACCAACTTTCAAACAACCAAGAGCAACAAACAAGATCGCGCTATCAACTGTGTTAA